One part of the Raphanus sativus cultivar WK10039 chromosome 7, ASM80110v3, whole genome shotgun sequence genome encodes these proteins:
- the LOC108814506 gene encoding uncharacterized protein LOC108814506: MANHQAVLAAFFLFVLAVISNFELSASSLVRGRVSCLDCHRDFDFSGIKILLKCDGEKKPMTAMAASDGSFQSVLPTANKKVSMKCLAKILGGPEQLYAHKHNLVSELIKSKHESEVLTTSNPLSFSLSCPKPTGDNVGITIGDSKPVDFPGMGGFGFPPASFFPFLPIIGIP; the protein is encoded by the exons ATGGCGAATCATCAAGCAGTTCTTGCAGCATTCTTCCTATTCGTTTTGGCCGTCATCTCCAACTTCGAGCTCTCCGCTTCTTCGCTTGTTCGTGGCAGGGTCTCTTGCCTTGACTGCCACCGTGATTTCGACTTCTCAG GCATTAAGATTCTCCTGAAGTGTGATGGAGAGAAGAAACCTATGACCGCCATGGCGGCTTCAGATGGATCTTTCCAGTCAGTGCTTCCAACCGCCAATAAAAAAGTCTCTATGAAATGTCTTGCAAAGATATTGGGCGGTCCTGAGCAACTCTATGCTCACAAACACAACTTGGTCTCTGAACTGATCAAGTCCAAACACGAGTCCGAAGTGTTGACTACATCAAACCCACTTTCGTTCTCTCTCTCATGCCCAAAACCAACCGGAGATAACGTCGGAATCACGATTGGAGATTCGAAGCCGGTTGATTTTCCGGGAATGGGAGGTTTTGGATTCCCACCTGCTAGCTTCTTCCCTTTCTTACCAATCATTGGCATCCCGTGA
- the LOC108814505 gene encoding 60S ribosomal protein L10a-3, translating to MSKLQSEAVREAISSIITHCKETKPRKFTETIELQIGLKNYDPQKDKRFSGSVKLPHIPRPKMKICMLGDAQHVEEAEKIGLESMDVEALKKLNKNKKLVKKLAKKFHAFLASESVIKQIPRLLGPGLNKAGKFPTLVSHQESLESKVNETKATVKFQLKKVLCMGVAVGNLGMEEKQIFQNVQMSVNFLVSLLKKNWQNVRCLYLKSTMSPPTRVF from the exons ATGAG TAAGCTCCAGAGTGAAGCCGTGAGAGAGGCGATATCGTCCATCATCACTCACTGCAAGGAGACGAAGCCTCGCAAGTTCACCGAGACAATCGAGCTCCAGATTGGTCTTAAGAACTATGACCCTCAAAAGGACAAGAGGTTTAGCGGTTCCGTTAAGCTGCCTCACATTCCTAGGCCTAAGATGAAGATTTGCATGCTCGGTGACGCCCAGCACGTTGAAGAG GCTGAGAAGATTGGGTTAGAGTCTATGGATGTGGAAGCTCTTAAGAAGctgaacaagaacaagaagctTGTTAAGAAGCTAGCTAAAAAGTTCCATGCTTTCCTTGCTTCTGAATCTGTTATTAAACAGATTCCACGTCTTCTTGGTCCTGGTCTCAACAAGGCAG GAAAGTTCCCAACTCTGGTCAGCCACCAAGAGTCTTTGGAATCCAAAGTGAATGAGACAAAGGCAACAGTGAAGTTCCAGCTCAAGAAGGTTCTTTGCATGGGTGTCGCTGTTGGTAATCTCGGCATGGAAGAGAAGCAAATCTTCCAGAATGTTCAGATGAGCGTCAACTTCCTTGTTTCCCTCTTGAAGAAAAACTGGCAAAAT GTGAGGTGCTTGTACTTGAAGAGCACAATGAGTCCACCCACCCGTGTTTTCtaa
- the LOC108816410 gene encoding putative fatty acyl-CoA reductase 7 produces the protein MEPNRVQFLENKTLLVTGASGFLSKVFVERVLSLQPNVKKLYLLVRASDNKSAEQRLHEEVFEKDLFKVLRKNIGDEGLKALISEKVVPVPGDVTLSKMGVTDSNLLQDMMQEIDIVFHAAATTRFDERYDVALRINTFGALNVLNFAKKSVKAQLLLHVSTAYVCGEKTGLIQEIPFAMGDTLHGKNKVDINTEKQLVEQRLKQLVEQGCSEEETKHAMRDLGLKRAKLFGLPNTYAFTKVMGEMFLGHYRENMPIVVIRPSVITSTFLDPFPGWIEGVKTIDAGIVSYGKGMLKCLLVDQKTACDIIPVDMVANAMIATAAEHFHDSGSHTVYHVASSYRNPIIFKQIAEFMIRYFKKSPLLGRSGIPIVPKPPVFLSTMTMFRLYTGLHFKIPLKILGLLSKFLPSQFGDIYQRQNRKFEMTMRLVELYEPYLLFKGVFDDKNLEILRIKNEAEETNDLPGFSPKCIDWEDYFINTHFPGLVTHVLNK, from the exons CGGTTTCCTCTCTAAAG TTTTCGTGGAGCGAGTTCTGAGTTTGCAACCAAATGTGAAGAAGCTTTACCTTCTCGTAAGAGCATCTGATAATAAATCCGCGGAACAACGGTTACACGAAGAG GTTTTCGAGAAAGATTTGTTTAAGGTGTTAAGAAAGAATATTGGTGATGAAGGTTTAAAGGCCTTGATATCGGAAAAAGTTGTTCCTGTTCCAGGCGACGTAACATTAAGCAAAATGGGAGTGACTGACTCCAACCTTTTGCAAGATATGATGCAAGAGATTGACATTGTTTTCCATGCAGCTGCCACCACAAGATTCGACGAAAG ATACGATGTTGCACTTCGGATCAACACATTTGGAGCGCTCAATGTCCTTAACTTTGCTAAGAAGTCTGTGAAAGCACAATTGCTTCTCCATGTATCAACTG cTTATGTTTGTGGGGAAAAAACGGGACTTATACAAGAGATACCTTTTGCAATGGGAGACACTCTTCACGGGAAAAACAAGGTAGATATCAATACCGAAAAGCAACTGGTAGAGCAGAGATTGAAACAACTCGTTGAACAAGGTTGTTCAGAAGAAGAAACTAAACATGCCATGAGAGATCTTGGGTTGAAAAG GGCAAAGCTTTTCGGATTGCCAAACACATATGCCTTCACCAAAGTAATGGGAGAGATGTTTCTTGGACACTATAGAGAAAATATGCCTATTGTAGTAATACGTCCCTCAGTTATCACAAGCACTTTCTTGGACCCATTTCCCGGTTGGATTGAAGGCGTAAA AACCATAGACGCTGGGATCGTATCATACGGGAAGGGAATGCTTAAGTGTTTACTCGTTGATCAAAAAACAGCATGTGATATT ATACCCGTCGACATGGTGGCAAATGCAATGATCGCGACAGCAGCTGAACACTTCCATGATTCAGGAAGCCATACCGTTTACCACGTGGCCTCATCTTACCGGAATCCAATAATATTTAAGCAAATTGCTGAATTTATGATTCGTTATTTCAAGAAAAGCCCTCTGCTCGGTCGCAGTGGTATTCCTATAGTCCCAAAACCTCCAGTATTTTTATCCACAATGACTATGTTCCGTCTCTACACGGGCCTTCACTTTAAAATACCTTTAAAG aTATTGGGATTACTTAGCAAATTTTTGCCATCGCAATTTGGAGATATATATCAACGTCAAAACCGTAAATTCGAGATGACCATGAGATTGGTTGAACTTTATGAACCTTATTTACTCTTCAAGGGCGT ATTCGACGATAAAAACCTGGAAATATTACGAATCAAGAATGAGGCCGAAGAGACAAACGACTTGCCCGGATTCAGCCCCAAATGCATTGATTGGGAAGATTATTTTATCAATACTCATTTCCCTGGCCTCGTTACACACGTACTCAATAAGTAA